The genomic DNA CAGTTCGCGCCCCTCTTCCGGGGTGGCGGTGATCAGTGAATTGTTCGGTATCAGACTCATCAGGGTTTCCTCGTTCTTATAGGCAGGACGAAGGCTTATTGCCGACGGCCGAATGAAACAGGATAGGCGGCGGAACGCGCGTTGATCATCGGATCTTGCGGCTCGATGCCGGCCGGTACGTTATTGGGCAGGAACATCAGGCTTTTTTGCGCGGCGACGTTGTCGGCCACGGCACGGGTGATTTCCAGGGTGCCCAGCTCTACCACCGGGCGGCTGGCCGGCCAGGCGATCGACGGGTCGTCAAGCTTGTCACCCGGCGCGGCTTCCTGGACCACCAGTTTGAAGCGCACGGGACCTTTGCCGACGCGCTGCTGGATCTCGGCGCTGAGGTAATCCGGTTTGGCCTTGACGGTTTGCGCCTCGGTCAGGAAGTGGCTGCCACTGACCGGCAGGAATTGGTAACGGCCAAAGGTGACGTTGCCTGCCGCGTTGGTGAACTTGAAGGTGTTCACGCCGTAGTACGGCAGCGTGGCGAAGCTCTGCGGCGCAGGCTTGGGCGCGGTGAGGAAGGCCTTGGCCACCGGGTGGGTACCGAGGTAGGCGTCCAGCGGCGTGGGTTTGGCCACGTCCGGGCCGCTGGTGCCGAGGGCGATCAGCAGGTCACGGAAGTCATCGGCCGTCGGCGACGGGAAGCCATTGAACGAGTGAGCGACGATATCGGTGCTGCCGCCGTCCGGCAGGGCGAAGCGCACCGCCAGACCGCGCGGGCTGGCCAGGCCGTGGTTGTCCGGAATGTCCGGAATCCCGGCAAAGTTGGAAAAACGCACGGTGACCGGCACTGACGTGGCCTGCAAATGGGCGGCCTTGCTGATGGACGCCGCAGACGGGC from Pseudomonas tolaasii NCPPB 2192 includes the following:
- a CDS encoding catalase family peroxidase, which gives rise to MKKAQRLLIALPFAFTLFGSAMAQDAPQQSTPTQLVDALNGVFGQHAGARAVHAKGIVLEGRFTPSPSAASISKAAHLQATSVPVTVRFSNFAGIPDIPDNHGLASPRGLAVRFALPDGGSTDIVAHSFNGFPSPTADDFRDLLIALGTSGPDVAKPTPLDAYLGTHPVAKAFLTAPKPAPQSFATLPYYGVNTFKFTNAAGNVTFGRYQFLPVSGSHFLTEAQTVKAKPDYLSAEIQQRVGKGPVRFKLVVQEAAPGDKLDDPSIAWPASRPVVELGTLEITRAVADNVAAQKSLMFLPNNVPAGIEPQDPMINARSAAYPVSFGRRQ